The following DNA comes from Osmerus eperlanus chromosome 5, fOsmEpe2.1, whole genome shotgun sequence.
ggtactgatccagaatgtAATTTTAGGCGGTCAGCGAGGCCAGCTTTGTATTGgcccaagttgaggaaacagtcgtggctgaaatgtttggcgcagccatacaaaactttgggaagttgtgtcggcgcatttccagagaaaaaagacactggttcttcagaggcttggatgaaggaactgtaaaaagacttgttttcatttgtacatccaaacactgagcaactgttatgcttcgttcgtttgcaagccatgatgtctcttgaGGAAAAACCGATATCACACTGGCATGGTCGTAGCTCAGATTCTCATGGACCggccagagaaaggggaggtaaccttcctccttgtgacatcACAAGGAGAGGATTTTCTAAACCTATAgcgtttgagctttcattttctcaaaggcggagaagaatacccagagcttggtttacacctatcaaaatgtgtagccactgggggaccaaaggcagactaagggaactcatattaatgttaaatgtttcatgtcatgggacctttaaatttttggatcatatttttttttacattgacaaattcatatttcaattttaaagaggtgaattcaaaaccaaaacattcggtggtgtttaaatttcaatattaaatattcaatgccttttaaaatacaaaacattatgtcactggtTTATTTCCATACAAAACAACCATTTTTATATTGTCTATGCCatttttatttgcatgcattaattattaattattaattaattTAACTTATTAATTAACTATACTTGTTAAAATGTTGGCTAAAATATGCGATTTCTAATTGTTTTAcaatgttccttgatttctggaaatcCTCTCGCGACCCCCCCTCGTTGTCTCGCGATCCCCCGAGGGGTCGCgacccccactttgagaaccactggtctatGGTGATGCCCCGTAGTACACCTGTAGCAGAACTACACTAGGTGGCGGCAGTGAGTACCAAGCAGTGGTGGCGTGGCTTTCTATCGTGGAATAAGGAGAGGAAGACTAGGTTGAAATGTTTGGAGGCAAAATAGCTCCAGGTCACTCTACTCTGTAGCCTACTGCTGGAATCTTAAAATATATAAATGGAGACAACAGTCGTCGTGAATGCAGTTCCTCCATATGGACATGTTATTGCGCATGAAAAATGGAAAGGCTCTGTTCTCGTGCAGAGTTTGAAGGGTAAGGAATATCACGATGCGCTCAGTAACAGTATCAGATGGTAAGTTGAATTGTAAGAGATCGATAGTTCTGAGTTTAGTTGTACTGTAGTTATCTAACTACTTTCGTAGACAGTATACCTCAGACATGAGAGAAAGCACTTCATTGCTTTCGTTGTAGCGCTATATGTGATTCGGTTACTATAATTCTGATCGTTTTCTGTGAACCGCTTCTTTTCACAGGCTTATACTATGTAGCTAGTTAGTTTTCAATGTAAACCACGGGGATCGCAAACAGGACACACACGACCACAGTATTTCTCAATTGATCGTGGTTACAATTTTCTATTTAAGGAAGTGTGAAAACTACTTTTGAGAAGGAACTGGGCGTCGTGGACTTCCACCTGTCCAACAACAGCTGCATCCTGTACGTTTCTGAGACTGACCTTGTAGCGGGAAACAGTTACAAAAGAAAGTTGGTTCGCTTCAGAAATGTAAGTTTATTTCAAGTCTTTTTCACTTGGGAAGATTTCCAGATGCGACGACTTTTTGTTGTGAGTTTACCCCTTTCTGTTGAAGGCTAACAGTAGTCTGCAGGGGATAGTCTTGGTGGAGAAGACTATACTGAGCGAGCAGTACTTTGCTGCCATACAGAAGTTTGTGGTGATTGAGTTGGGCCTGATACTGTTACCTGTTACCAACCAGGTGGAGGCATCCCAACTCCTGACTCAGATGGTAAGAAATATACATGATTAAAGCCACGTCATGTCTCAACCTTTTACCagaaaaaacttaaggtgcGGAAAATCCATGTACTTAGAAACCTGTCAATTGTGGTGTCTGTTTTCTGCAGGCAGTTGGGGAAAGTAAGGAGAACCCGTTCCGGCGGAGGAGTGTGTCGTACCTGTTGGACCCCCTGGTCATGTCTCTGGTGCAGCAGATACCTGGAGTAGGGAAGGTCAGAGCGatgtccctgctccagcactttTCCAGTATCCAGCAACTGTGCAACGCTGGCATCCATGAACTGGAGCCAGTAGTGGGCCAGGCTGCAGCCCAACACGTGCACAGCTTATTCCACCAGCAGGCCTGACTGCACAGTGGATATAGTTACATATGTCAATAAACTCCTGTGTATAAGATCCTGTTTTTTGTATGCGATCGAGCTAGAAGTACATTTTAACTTAAATGTCTTTCGACTGTGTTTACGTGATATAGTCTTTGTGTAGTTCTGGACTGTGTGCAGTTGAtcgaatagagagagaaaaaaaatacttgttAACCCATGTTGTTTAATGTGCCTGTGTGCAGCCAGGGCTGGAGCAATGTAGTGGCCTGACCACTAGATGGGGTAGAAGATGATGTTTACTCATGCCTCTCACTGTGGACTTGCGTAGTCCGGAACAGTTTTGACTCAAGCTGTGAGTTTCATTACAACTGACAGTGAAAACAGACCAGAACCCAGAAGGAGAATCGATGTGCTGCTGTCACACTGTGTTCTCGAAAACCCATTCCTTTAGCAAGGGAATGGCTTCACTCTCAATGAAGGAGCACTTTCCTGGCAGCCTGCTGAAAGCCCTGTTTCCTAACCACTCAGTCACTACCGCCTTTTATACCCGGCTGCGTCATGTGACCCGGCTGTGCCATGTGACCTGGCTGGAGGGAGTTCTGCCTGGCAGGAAGCTCACTGGGACATTCCAGTCCCTCCCCGACCAGCACAACAGGCGGTGCCATTGGCATGCTGCTGGCTTAACCAGGAATTGATTACTCTGACTCCACGGGGGCAGTGGAAGCTAATGGAAtcgtctctcccccttcccactctctctgtctctccccctccaccttcccactctgtctctccccctccaccttcccactctctctgtctctccccctccaccttctcacCCAGAGTTGGTCCTCCTGTGATGTATTGGTTTTCTGCTCGGCTTCCTCCTTTAAGAGTTGCACACTGCTGGCAGTGTTTGGCTTTACTTCCTGCACACAAAACAGCTCCCGGTTTTATTGGCCTTCTAACAGGATCAGCTGAATCCAGGCCCTTTATTGTGGAGCTTGTggcgtttgagagagagagagaaagccccTGACGGAGACCGCTCAACTTGACTTCTTAAATTCCACACTGAGGTTCTTTAGAGGGGAAGGGAAGCATGAAGGCTTTGGGATGCAGGCGCGGAGCTCTCTTTGGTGTCCCTCTGAACAGTTCAAAAGTGGGTTCTCACCAGGAAACGAAAGAGGTGCATCAATGTAACATGACTGAGGCTTATTTTAGATGCCTGAGGGGAAGGAACTGAAAGAAGTTGTGTGAATAAAGTGAATTTTATATTAAATGAGACATTTAACGTGTCCATATACTTTATATTACTTTATTTCGAAACCTTTTTTAATGCAACGAATTTGGGAACATTTTGAATTTGACCCACGCTGGCATGTCCATTAGAATTGAGAATGTATTAAATTGTCGATAACTTGGATAGACTTGTTTAAAAACGCGactctgttaacccttgtgttatcttcgggtcattctgacccatcagtcattgtgacccaccgtcgtattgcgacaactttaccgcatacaaaaacaaagtgaagcattttcttttaaccgttgggctgtctcagaccccccacattgcgaaggttaaaagaaaattatttttatttgtttttgtattgggtaaaattgggtaaacacaacgatggttcgttatgaacctttgggtcatgtgacccgaaggcagcacgagggttaagcataGCGTGACTAATATGCTACTTTTCTGCTTTAAAGTTAGCCGATCCTTTATCGCTTTAAGTTGAGAACTCCGAGTTCAGAGCAAACGTTTCATCGTTAATATCCATCCAACCTCATGGTTTCATTATGGGGGAAATGGAAAGAACAGGCCTTTTAACAGTTTCCTGGCAGAGTCACGTCGAAAAGTCCGTCGATGCTCAAGTTGTTGATGGCACGAGAGTGGGGTAGTTAGCATTCTACCCTGGACAGCGACAAATTGTTGCGCATGCGCACCCTATTGAATGTGCTTCAATACTGTATGTGAGTTCAAGAGAGGGACTCGAGAAAGCTTTTGATATGGTCGTGGACATGGATGGGGAAAAGCGGAAAAGAAGTCCCTGCTCACGGGAAGAGCCGGTGACCGTAAAGAAGACCGTGAAAGATGGGAAAAAGAAGTGTGCCGATATCCCGGAGAGAGTGACTCTAAAGAAAGAAATAGGACTCCTAAGCGCGTGCACTATCATCATAGGTAAGATTGGAATACTTGTGTTGCATTTGAGAATAAATTATGGGGTTGATGGTTCATCGCTGAAAGCGCAGTTGTAGAAACTTAACTTGGGTAGCCTACTCTTGTtcttcagaataagtaggctaataCCGTTTTGAGCCCCAAGTTCATTTTTAAGGTTTATAGTCATTTATTATACTATTAAAGTTTATGTTCAATGTCAACCTTTTAGAAAAATAGGCCTACCTGTTCCAGGCAGATAGATGGGGGAACTGGCATTTTGCAAAGAGAATGAGATAGGCTATCATGTCTACCTTAATGCTTACGTGGCCAAAATATATTAAGTCAAGGACCACATTGATTGTCGAGCAGAACAGAATTGTTTACTGGAGCAGAAGAAAGGGCAGTGAGAGCTTTAAGAAATCGCACACAAATCTCACTGAGCGGTGTGGTGGTTGAAGGTTCTAATGGATATAGAAGCATCACTGCTGTCACTAAAACTTTCACAACGGAGGCCTATAGTGGAAATGAAGTTTGGCCAGCATACAACATTTGTTGACAGCCAAGCTGTGAGGAATCGTATCCGTTAGTAGACATATTGAATAAATTCGGGTGAATTTTGTGATGATCCCAGTTACTGACTTCTGTATACTCTGAGGCCCAATGGCCTTTGTGTGAGAAATGAACACATACTGTGACGAGACAAACAGGACGATACTCCGACAAGAAAGTATATTATAATCGCACCCTCCTTTGTTGTCTAGGCTACAAACCGCGTAGCCTAAAAGAGACGAACTACTGAATAAAATCCTCCCGGTGCGGCGCCTCAGTTTGACAGTCCAGAGTAAATCATTTATGTCCAGTTATGTAATCAAGGTCTGTGCCACTTGGCTGCCTCTTGCTGAGCCGCTCTCAGTGATGGACCCTGAATACGCTGGGATACAAGGCTAGCGCAAGGACGCGCTCATTAGAACCCTGAACAGGGTTGAGACAAGTGTGATTGAAGGGTATTAGGTTTGAGGCTCTtcctcaataaaaaaaaatatttttgagatACTCCGGATTTAATTTAACACAGTTTCCTGTTCTACTGGTGTCCTTGGTGAAGGAATGGAGTATGTTTTGACATTAGAAAAGGTGTAACTATGCAACATAAAACACGATACCATAATACCTACTATCCTGTCACAAATGTTTCATCGTTTTTAACCGTGTTTAAATCGTGTTTACTTGTAACAGTTACAGTTACTAGTTACACATATTAAAAGTAGAATAGCagcacagttttttttatttctttcagTAATTTGTGGCAAACTAAAATTTAAGCCGTAGTGATATCCCTTTTTCCCAGGGAACATTATCGGGTCTGGAATATTCATCTCTCCCAAGGGAGTCCTAGAGCACTCGGGTTCCGTGGGCCTGGCTCTGATCGTGtgggtgctgggaggggggaTAGCGGCGCTGGGCTCCCTCTGCTACGCAGAGCTGGGAGTCACCATCCCCAAGTCTGGAGGGGACTACTCCTACGTCACTGAGATTTTCGGAGGCCTGGTTGGGTGAGTGCCACACCTCCTCAACAGACTGTACCGACTGGGAGGTCACCTCAACAGACTGTACCGACTGGGAGGTCACCTCAACAGACTGTACCGACTGGGAGGTCACCTCAACAGACTGTACCGACTGGGAGGTCACCTCAACAGACTGTACCGACTGGGAGGTCACCTCAACAGACTGTACCGACTGGGAGGTCACCTCAACAGACTGTACCGACTGGGAGGTCACCTCAACATACTGTACCGACTGGGAGGTCACCTCAGACTGTACCGACTGGGAGGTCACCTCAACATACTGTACCGACTGGGAGGTCACCTCAACAGACTGTACCGACTGGGAGGTCACCTCAACAGACTGTACCGACTGGGAGGTCACCTCAACAGACTGTACCGACTGGGAGGTTACCTCAACAGACTGTACCGACTGGGAGGTCACCTCAACAGACTGTACCGACTGGGAGGTCACCTCAACATACTGTACCGACTGGGAGGTCACCTCAGACTGTACCGACTGGGAGGTCACCTCAACATACTGTACCGACTGGGAGGTCACCTCAACAGACTGTACCGACTGGGAGGTCACCTCAACATACTGTACCGACTGGGAGGTCACCTCAGACTGTACCGACTGGGAGGTCACCTCAACATACTGTACCGACTGGGAGGTCACCAAAACAGACTGTACCGACTGGGAGGTCACCTCAACAGACTGTACCGACTGGGAGGTCACCTCAACAGACTGTACCGACTGGGAGGTCACCTCAACAGACTGTACCGACTGGGAGGTCATCTCAACATACTGTACCGACTGGGAGCTCACCTCAACAGACGGGCACACATCATACTGCATTGATTAGTGTTATAcacgtgtaaaaaaaaaaaagcttttgtaAGCCTGGCTAGcagattttttaaattatttataaATGTTGTGAATCAGGATCTTCTTTCTAATCTTCCCTAGTTTCCTCCTGCTGTGGAGTGCTGTCCTCATCATGTACCCCACCACTCTAGCCGTCATCGCCCTGACCTTCTCCAACTATATTCTGCAGCCTGTATTCCCCAACTGTGCCCCCCCATACATGGCCACACGGATGCTGTCGACCACCTGTCTACGTGAGTGGGATCACAATCGCACGGCTCTGGATGGATGTGGTGAAGAGAAACTCCGAACCCTAACCCAGATGTAGACAATGTTGCGTTTCTGTTTGCCAGCAAATATAAGGTTTTAATTGAGGGTTAGGCCTGCGAGACAGTTTGAGTGCTTGAGAACGTTCGCCCGCTACCACTTGAAACATTTCTCTTACGTAAGAGTTGCCGACTAGCTTTGTAGAACTACAAGTTCAAGACAGCTGTTGTAAAAAATGCATGTTGTGTCAgatggaaaagagagaagggtaacaggagcagacaggaagtggtaaAACATCACAGATCTATAATGAATGTCATCACTTGGAGATGATCGCAGAAGAGAAATTATATCATCATTAAGGCCACCAAAAGTAGTACTCACAACATCCTAAACAAGTGGCAGAATAAACACTTTCAGCAGCATGATGAAGCCACAGTTGATTGAATTATTCTTTCGGGTGAGTTCTGCTTAGACAGGGCTGTTATGAGATCCTTAAGTGTCCTTGCTGAATCACATGACACCATGCCCTTAAAGTACCTGCACCAAACACTGCTGAGGGAGGACATCCGACAAAAGCCTCATTGTGTTCTCAACGAGCATGCAGTCGTGAACAAGTCAACGAAAGGGTGGCCCCTTGAGTGCAAACCCCTGGCTTTCGAGAACGTGATCCCTGGCTTTCGGGGACTGTTATTCGCACTTGTTTTCAGGGCTAGATGCCAACCATCTGGGTGAAAAACGtgagctctctctcctggcctcttcagggacctgcctgcctgtcctcctcctcattttTGTTCTCTTCCATCGGAAGCGGTTTGTTTTGGAGGGAGTGACAGCGCTCCTTTGTGTGTGAGAACCAGGCCACCATGAGAGTGAGAAGGGAGCCGGTGACAGTGATGGACGAGGTGAAACGATCGTGCCAAACCCCCTTTTGCTCCACCATTTCCCACATTCTTGTCTGACATGCCAACTTACGCCCCGGGCCCAGGCAGGACCGGGAGCCTGGTGCCCGCTGCCCGCTGCCCAGCCATGTGTCCGAGCTGACTGACTGAGAACAGGCTCGATTCACGATGACTGGCATGAAGGATTCAGAATGCAACTCGCGTTTCCTAAAACGTAGAAACGCCCGGCTTAAATTCACATTGAGAACTATAAAGCTTGTTCGGTTTTTCATACACCTGAAACACGTCCCATCCTCTCCTGCttagctctctcctctccgtggATGTCTGACTGGGTGTGCTCTCTGTGGATGTCTGACTGGGTGTGCTCTCTGTGGATGTCTGACTGGGTGTGCTCTCTGTGGATGTCTGACTGGGTGTGCTCTCTGTGGATGTCTGACTGGGTGTGCTCTCTGTGGATGTCTGACTGGGTGTGCTCTCTGTGGATGTCTGACTGGGTGTGCTCTCTGTGGATGTCTGACTGGGTGTGCTCTCTGTGGATGTCTGACTGGGTGTGCTTCCGTCTCCTCTGCAGTGTTCCTGACGTGGGTAAACTGCTCCAGTGTGCGCCTGGCCACCAGGATTCAGGATGTCTTCACTGTGGGGAAGTTGATGGCCCTGGGGCTCATCATAGTGGTGGGTCTGGTCCAGATCTTCAAGGGTAAGATTCCTACCCGGCCTACCCGTGCTCTGGACAGTTCTTACACCAGTAGAGAACAACACTGATGTTCTTTGAAACAGAAGTTGCCATAGCACAGAACTGAATATATCTGTGCTTCGGTTTTACATTGTACTTAATTGATCTTACATTTTTTGTTATTCTATGAGGCACTGGTGTTAGCATTTGGCATTTACTCCTTTATAAACTTTACATTTAATACTCAATTGTTTTTATTCTTATGTTGTAACTTCTGAGCAGTCTCTGGCACAATAATTTCCTTTGGGATtaataaagttctgtcttatcttACTGGTAAAAAATactacaataataaaacaaaataacaaTAAATGTACACTAAAATATTGATAGTGAATTATGTGTGCGTCACCCTTCTAGTGAACTTGTACCCCTGTAGGTAATTTTGAGGGACTGACACCTCAGGTTGCGTTTGAGTTTGAAAAGACGCCCTCGGTTGGGCAGATCGCCCTGGCCTTCCTGCAGGCCTCGTTTGCATTCAGTGGATGGAACTTCCTGAACTATGTGACAGAAGAAGTGGTTGAACCAAGACGGTGAGCTTCTGGTTTTGCATGAATAGTTTATCTGGATGTGTCCATTTAATCCCGTATTACATTGTCCAATTTGACTGTGAATGCATGGCAAATGTATGGTGTGGTTACTGCAAAATATGATGTTTATATGATTGAAGTAATCAGTTGACTTTTGTCAGCATGACTTTTTCTGTGTTCATCATTTGTAACCGGGGTTGTTGTGGACCTCATCAGGAATCTACCTCGTGCCATATACATCTCCATCCCATTGGTTACCTGTGTGTACACCCTCACCAACATCGCCTACTTCTCCTCCATGTCACCTGAGGAGCTGCTCTCCTCCAACGCTGTGGCTGTGGTGAGTAACCGCTTCACAACCTGGCCGAGCACAGCGTTCTGTAACCGCAGCTTCACAACATGGCCGAGCACAGCGTTCTGTAACCGCAGCTTCACAACATGGCCGAGCACGGCGTTCTGTAACCGCAGCTTCACAACATGGCCGAGCACGGCGTTCTGTAACCGCAGCTTCACAACATGGCCGAGCACGGCGTTCTGTAACCGCAGCTTCACAACATGGCCGAGCACGGCGTTCTGTAACCGCAGCTTCACAACATGGCCGAGCACAGCGTTCTGTAACCGCAGCTTCACAACATGGCCGAGCACGGCGTTCTGTAACCGCAGCTTCACAACATGGCCGAGCACAGCGTTCTGTAACCGCAGTTTCACAACATGGCCGAGCACAGCGTTCTGTAACCGCAGCTTCACAACATGGCCGAGCACAGCGTTCTGTAACCGCAGCTTCACAACATGGCCGAGCACGGCGTTCTGTAACCGCAGCTTCACAACATGGCCGAGCACAGCATTCTGTAACCGCAGCTTCACAACATGGCCGAGCACGGCGTTCTGTAACCGCAGCTTCACAACATGGCCGAGCACGGCGTTCTGTAACCGCAGCTTCACAACATGGCCGAGCACGGCGTTCTGTAACCGCAGCTTCACAACATGGCCGAGCACGGCGTTCTGTAACCGCAGCTTCACAACATGGCCGAGCACAGCGTTCTGTAACCGCAGCTTCACAACATGGCCGAGCACAGCGTTCTGTAACCGCAGCTTCACAACATGGCCGAGCACAGCATTCTGTAACCGCAGCTTCACAACATGGCCGAGCACGGCGTTCTGTAACCGCAGCTTCACAACATGGCCGAGCACAGCGTTCTGTAACCGCAGCTTCACAACATGGCCGAGCACGGCGTTCTGTAACCGCAGCTTCACAACATGGCCGAGCACAGCGTTCTGTAACCGCAGCTTCACAACATGGCCGAGCACGGCGTTCTGTAACCGCAGCTTCACAACATGGCCGAGCACAGCGTTCTGTAACCGCAGCTTCACAACATGGCCGAGCACAGCGTTCTGTAACCGCAGCTTCACAACATGGCCGAGCACAGCGTTCTGTAACCGCAGCTTCACAACATGGCCGAGCACAGCGTTCTGGAATGGTCCCCTTCCGATGACATTCGTGATACAGTCATACTTCTGAGGGGTCGCCCTGTTGTTAGTAATCGTTCACTGTAGCAATTCATCTGTTCAGACACGGTGTCATCATGCATACAAACAACGCTTTATTCATGTGCCACCAACGTGTTGTGGTTTAATGATTGTGTTCCACGTTTGCCGTGTTCAGATAATTGTTAACGTAACTTTGGGTTTGCAGACGTTTGGGGAGAAGCTCCTGGGAATGTTCTCAGTCATTATGCCCATCTCTGTAGCTCTTTCTACCTTTGGTGGCATCAATGGATACCTCTTCACATCCTCAAGGTAATCTGCCCTCATAAGATCAAAGGCAATACTACATGTAGGGCTATTTTTGTATCTCCATTCAACCTCCCTTGACAGGTTTGATCAGCATTGAGATATTGAATAATTTTGGTGAGACATTGAACATGTACATTGTTCCAAGAGGAGTCATGTGTTTTTATTTGGCCGTTCCagattgtgtttctctggggcgagagaggggcaCCTACCCAGCTTGCTGGCCATGATCCACTTCAAAAACTGCACCCCCATTCCTGCACTTCTAGTCTGTGTAAGCACAATCATGTCGTCATTTTAAAAGCACTTTACGCCAAATATAACAATTATTGGTCTGACTACAGTGAATTAGTTAACTTCAGTAACTGGTGCTATTCAGTGTGCCACATGGCACAGACACATCCCAAAAGCCTTTGCAGCAGATTTAATACGTTTcttctctttatctttcttttaGTGCACGGCCACCATAGTGATCCTGTGCATTGGTGAGACACACAACCTGATCAACTATGTGTCTTTTATCAACTACCTCTCCTATGGAGTCACGATCGCTGGCCTGCTCTACTACAGATGGAAGAAGCCTAAACTATACAGACCCATCAAGGTAAGCAATAGGGGTGGGGAAAAATCGaatcacatttgaatcgcgattcagtcttctagtgattcacatcgattcaaaaatttaaaaaatcGTTATTTAAAAATCTATAATTGTAATGTTATTATTTTGATTAAAAAATAATGAATCGATTTTTAATGGatttgtgaccccaagaatcgagaggtaccaaaagattcccacccctagtgaGCAATGCAGGATTGCTTCCGGGCCTTGATCAGCCATCATTTACACCTGATTTAGAGGATAAAGATACGTTTGTATGGCCTGCAGATCTGGAGTAGAACTGGATACAATCTGTGGTCGTCTTTGAGAAGGGAATTTTGTCTCCATCTTACACACTGCGTGATAGCGACAGCTGGAATACCCAATGAAACGTTAACTGTCCCCATGTCTGACCCCCCATGTCTGACCCGCCAGGTGAACCTGCTGGTCCCTGTCTGTTACCTGCTCTTCTGGGCCT
Coding sequences within:
- the faap24 gene encoding Fanconi anemia core complex-associated protein 24 isoform X1, which codes for METTVVVNAVPPYGHVIAHEKWKGSVLVQSLKGKEYHDALSNSIRCVKTTFEKELGVVDFHLSNNSCILYVSETDLVAGNSYKRKLVRFRNANSSLQGIVLVEKTILSEQYFAAIQKFVVIELGLILLPVTNQVEASQLLTQMAVGESKENPFRRRSVSYLLDPLVMSLVQQIPGVGKVRAMSLLQHFSSIQQLCNAGIHELEPVVGQAAAQHVHSLFHQQA
- the faap24 gene encoding Fanconi anemia core complex-associated protein 24 isoform X2, translated to METTVVVNAVPPYGHVIAHEKWKGSVLVQSLKGSVKTTFEKELGVVDFHLSNNSCILYVSETDLVAGNSYKRKLVRFRNANSSLQGIVLVEKTILSEQYFAAIQKFVVIELGLILLPVTNQVEASQLLTQMAVGESKENPFRRRSVSYLLDPLVMSLVQQIPGVGKVRAMSLLQHFSSIQQLCNAGIHELEPVVGQAAAQHVHSLFHQQA
- the faap24 gene encoding Fanconi anemia core complex-associated protein 24 isoform X3; its protein translation is MERLCSRAEFEGVKTTFEKELGVVDFHLSNNSCILYVSETDLVAGNSYKRKLVRFRNANSSLQGIVLVEKTILSEQYFAAIQKFVVIELGLILLPVTNQVEASQLLTQMAVGESKENPFRRRSVSYLLDPLVMSLVQQIPGVGKVRAMSLLQHFSSIQQLCNAGIHELEPVVGQAAAQHVHSLFHQQA
- the faap24 gene encoding Fanconi anemia core complex-associated protein 24 isoform X4 — protein: MRSVTVSDGSVKTTFEKELGVVDFHLSNNSCILYVSETDLVAGNSYKRKLVRFRNANSSLQGIVLVEKTILSEQYFAAIQKFVVIELGLILLPVTNQVEASQLLTQMAVGESKENPFRRRSVSYLLDPLVMSLVQQIPGVGKVRAMSLLQHFSSIQQLCNAGIHELEPVVGQAAAQHVHSLFHQQA
- the slc7a10b gene encoding asc-type amino acid transporter 1 isoform X1 codes for the protein MVVDMDGEKRKRSPCSREEPVTVKKTVKDGKKKCADIPERVTLKKEIGLLSACTIIIGNIIGSGIFISPKGVLEHSGSVGLALIVWVLGGGIAALGSLCYAELGVTIPKSGGDYSYVTEIFGGLVGFLLLWSAVLIMYPTTLAVIALTFSNYILQPVFPNCAPPYMATRMLSTTCLLFLTWVNCSSVRLATRIQDVFTVGKLMALGLIIVVGLVQIFKGNFEGLTPQVAFEFEKTPSVGQIALAFLQASFAFSGWNFLNYVTEEVVEPRRNLPRAIYISIPLVTCVYTLTNIAYFSSMSPEELLSSNAVAVTFGEKLLGMFSVIMPISVALSTFGGINGYLFTSSRLCFSGAREGHLPSLLAMIHFKNCTPIPALLVCCTATIVILCIGETHNLINYVSFINYLSYGVTIAGLLYYRWKKPKLYRPIKVNLLVPVCYLLFWALLLGFSLYSEPLVCGVGLVIMLTGVPVYFLGVHWKDKPKCIYDLIESATHLGQRLCFVVFPQIDPIDISPSPEWTDKSSVKSSMSGNS
- the slc7a10b gene encoding asc-type amino acid transporter 1 isoform X2, which codes for MYPTTLAVIALTFSNYILQPVFPNCAPPYMATRMLSTTCLLFLTWVNCSSVRLATRIQDVFTVGKLMALGLIIVVGLVQIFKGNFEGLTPQVAFEFEKTPSVGQIALAFLQASFAFSGWNFLNYVTEEVVEPRRNLPRAIYISIPLVTCVYTLTNIAYFSSMSPEELLSSNAVAVTFGEKLLGMFSVIMPISVALSTFGGINGYLFTSSRLCFSGAREGHLPSLLAMIHFKNCTPIPALLVCCTATIVILCIGETHNLINYVSFINYLSYGVTIAGLLYYRWKKPKLYRPIKVNLLVPVCYLLFWALLLGFSLYSEPLVCGVGLVIMLTGVPVYFLGVHWKDKPKCIYDLIESATHLGQRLCFVVFPQIDPIDISPSPEWTDKSSVKSSMSGNS